GCGCCGCAGCGCCTATGGACTCGAAACAGCCCTGGAAGTCTCATACACGCACGGCACAGGCGGGCGCGTTGTCGCCTTCAACGCAGAATACGACGCCCTCCCCGGAATCGGACACGCATGTGGCCACAACTTAATCGCGACAAGCTCAATTGCGGCATTCATCGCGACCTGCGAGGCCCTGAAGGCCCGGTACCCAGATGGACCGGGGTACACCGTCCGACTGCTGGGCACGCCGGCGGAAGAATCCGGCGGTGGAAAGGTGCGCTTGTTAGAGAATGGAGCGTACAAGGATGTGGATGCTTGTCTGATGGTGCATCCTATGCCGATGGCGCCTGATGATCCGGAGCTGCTGAGTGTGGCGACAGTGCTGCCGGGTGGGTTTCTTGCGAATGATAAGGTGACGGTGACGTTTACGGGGAAGCCGGCGCATGCGGCTGCGGCGCCGTGGGAGGGGGTTAATGCGCTTGATGCTGTGGTGGCGGCCTATGTTAATATTTCTCTGCTGCGACAGCAGATCCTGCCCAGTCAGCGGATTCATGGGGTTATTTCGCACGGTGGAGATCGACCGAATGTGATTCCTATGTCGGCGTCTGTGGACTATTATATCCGGTCACCCAGTCTCAAGACATTGAAGCCTTTGACCGAAAAGGTGATTAAGTGCTTCGAAGCTGCCGCGACTGCTACCGGGTGTAAAGTTGAGTTTGATTGGTATGTTATTTCTCTTCTGACAGGGCTTCAGACCACATCATTAACTGTGAATTAGGGGCATCTCGTACGCCGATCTGAAGACCAACACACCCATCTGTGAGAATTACGTTACCGCCATGCGCGCAATGGGACACCATACGATTTTTGATAATTCAGGAAAGAAGGGAGTCTTGGGTGGCGCCTCTACCGATATGGGTTCGTATTACTGGCCATGATTCAGCTCCAGAAACCAGTACTGACATTTGTCTTGTAGGCAACGTCACCTATGCCGTGCCCGGCTTTCATGGAATGTTCACCATTCCAGCCGAGGGGGTGAATCATACGCCACAGTTTACCAACGGTGCTGGATCGCCGGAGGGGTATAAGCGTAGTCTTGCTTGTGCGGCTGGTATGGCTGTTGTTGCATGTCAGATTTTGGTGGATGATAAAGTTGCGGAGCAAGTGAAGAAGGACTTTGAGAAGGACGACTAAGTATATGGTAAAGGTAGGGGATGGTTGGGATATAAGTAAGGCTTATGATGTTATAAATTACATCACATTTTTCTAAGcatcttcacctcctcaaGAGATAGTAATCTGATATATCTGGAGTATCCATCAATTGCGATATTCTCAGCCAACGGCAATAACTGATTTCGTAAAATCTCAGACTTACAGCTCTGTCTTGAAATGCAAGAGCAACAAGCTATGACCAGCCCATCAGTGACTTCAGGTGCCGTAGATGAGGTTCTCTCAATGTGTGAAATCGCCAACGGATGAAAAGCACTACATCATGAGAAGTTCTACGAACAAGGACCTGTTGAACAATCTACAACATAGTCAGCATATTCAGATCGTCTAGGGGAAGTGAGCAGTATGTATCTGGAGAATACATCTTTAAAAATACCCAACTCACTCTGAGATTTCATTGTCCGCTCAAAGCCGAAGACATAGATCAGAGTCAGCATTCATAAAGGCGAAACAGAAATCTAACTTACTAAGAGAATCTATCAAATAACTCAGTAACTCGGATTCCATCACCTCTCTCACCTAGTAGACCCTCATAACAGAAATCAAAACAACCCACACCAAGACCAGTCCCTCTACCaaaccaccaaacccaagCGGTGAGCCCAAACCCAACTACATCCTCTCTACCTTCACAAAAACCCCAAGAACCCAGACTCAAAACCCTCCTCAAGTAGCACATAGCACAGAAACCCAGCCACAAAACCGGCTATTCTCCAGGGAATACCAACGCTCCAGAACCGGTAAGAGAACAGTCCACATCCAGATGCAGCCATGCCGTATCACCACGTCGTGCCAATACGTGGACACCACGAACCCAACGCAATCGTTCCTGCCATGTAATGCAGGTGGGATCCACTCACCCAGAGGAAAATATTCTCCGATGATAGGTCTagattctttcttctgtttACTGGGTTAGATTCTTGTTTCCGGGTTCTTCCGGAGGTGAGTTCTGTCTTGTAGAATTATTAGAGGGTCTGAGTTTATTGAGGCTTACATTAGTGGATAGTAGAGTATCTAGAAGGA
This Aspergillus flavus chromosome 1, complete sequence DNA region includes the following protein-coding sequences:
- a CDS encoding metal-dependent amidase/aminoacylase/carboxypeptidase (amidohydrolase, putative), with protein sequence MHVQEYQYRLIESVQTALEKYDSELKSINHQIWSNPELGYEEYKAHDHICTLFENLKSEGYEVRRSAYGLETALEVSYTHGTGGRVVAFNAEYDALPGIGHACGHNLIATSSIAAFIATCEALKARYPDGPGYTVRLLGTPAEESGGGKVRLLENGAYKDVDACLMVHPMPMAPDDPELLSVATVLPGGFLANDKVTVTFTGKPAHAAAAPWEGVNALDAVVAAYVNISLLRQQILPSQRIHGVISHGGDRPNVIPMSASVDYYIRSPSLKTLKPLTEKVIKCFEAAATATGCKVEFDWGISYADLKTNTPICENYVTAMRAMGHHTIFDNSGKKGVLGGASTDMGNVTYAVPGFHGMFTIPAEGVNHTPQFTNGAGSPEGYKRSLACAAGMAVVACQILVDDKVAEQVKKDFEKDD